gtgccccctgagcctccttttctccaggctgagcccccccagctccctcagctgctcctgctgcttcagccccttcccagctccattccctgccctgcacacgctccagcccctcagtgtctctcctGCCAGGAATGCCCAGACCTGGCCCAGCCCTCAAGgggtcccagcagtgccagtgcagggacaggcactgccctggggctgtcaCACCtcatggctggcacagcccaggtgcTCTTGGCCtccttgcccacctgggcacaccaggGCTCATATCCAGCCACTGTCACCAGCACCCTCAGGGCCTTCCCCAGCtttccagctcctgtgccccagcctggagctgcaggggcttggtgtgacccaagggcaggacctggcactggATGTGGTTGACCCTCATATTGTTGGCACTGACCCATTGattcagcctgtccagatccctctgtagagccttcctgccctccagcagatcaacactcctaCCCACTCAACCTGGTGTTGTCTGCAAACTTACTGAGGGTGCAGTCGGTAAATCTCACACTCAAATTAACTGAAATCTGGTCCCTGTGCTCACAGTCTGTTTAGATTCTGCTCTTATATCTTGACCTGGTTTTATGTTTCCCAGGCAGTGTGGGTTGCAAACAAATCATATAATCCACACAGGGTTTTGGAAAGGTTTTCCTCCATCTAAAGCCAGGCTGAGACTGATGGCAAACCGAGCTTTGCAGAGGAAAGATGTTGTtttgctctgcagctttgcCCGGAGCTCAGCTGATCCTGCCTGTGTTTCAGAGCACAGATTTCAATAACAGGAGTGAAGGAGCACGCCAGTCAGTGGGCTCTTTCTTTCAGCACCATtagcagctgcagcacaaaagGCAAATGAACAGAAGGAGGCATTCAGCTGGGTTTAGCTGAGTGTTAGTTTTTTGTCTGGAAAATCCTTAACTTCCCCATTGAAGTCTGGAGTAACAAATCAAAAGCTTTTGTCTGCTTGCCCCTCCAAATCAGTACGTGTCACTAACACTTTAAGCTTGcataaaggaaaagggagtttgTAGGCTGGGTTTAGCATTAATTAAGGTAAATTCATTTACTCTTCTTTATACAGAGTTGAAAAGTGCTGCCCAGTACACCAACAGTGCTCGGGGCATGGGCCtagagggagggagggtggagAAATGGTGCTGTCATGTCCCACTCTGGGAATGCCTCTGAGTCTTGTGCAGAAAGTGAAGAGCTGTGAAAAtcatctgcttttctttatGTGAGTATGAGGAATCCattcaaacacaaaagaaaagagaaatggaaatacTAAAATAAGTAAATGTTTGGGATGTTTTACCCCTCTTGAGGATTCTGGATGTTTTCAGAGTCTGTTTGGTTACAGAGAGGTCAGAGACAAAACTTTCTTGGTAGTGATAGGTGACATAAACGAGGGTCTCCTCCGACACCTGGCCCCAAACTGCAGACTCAGGTTGGATGTAGGGTAGCACACCTTCCACAGAGCCACGGAAttgttaaggctggaaaagaccttcaaggtcattgagtccaacctttgactgatcaccacTGTGCCCACTAATCCAGCAGCCTCAGGGGGCAGtctccatcccagggcagggttaggaaCCTCCTTGAACCAGCCCACGAATGAGGGACCAGTGCAACCCTGAatggaagagaagggaaagcttCCTTTGAAACAAAACTGGAGAGTGAGTTACTCCAATTCCTCAGGCTGCATGGCAGGAAAAATAGCAATCCAGGGAAGTTTTGTGTGTTGTTGTGGTTGAGGAAATGAACCTTCATGCACAGAAACAGGCTGTACGTGGGGAGTGCTGCTTGATATCATCAACCCCCAGCattctttccttgctttctggGGAGGTTACGAGGGTCTGTTCAGGAGTCTTGAAGTCAGACTTCAGTGTCATAAGCAGCAGagtctctttttttaatcactgcTTTTATGGCTGGGGAAACAGTGCTGTGGAGAACAGAGCTCTTATTTCTCATAGCTTTCCTGACATTTACCCTGATTAATTGTCTGTGTTTCTTTCACTCCTGTCAGCataaaatctttcctttttggCTGATTTCTCTCACTGGAATTCACTTTTGCAGTTCATACATCAGTGGTGCAGGGCTGTGTATTGATTTTGTAAAACCTTTTACTTAAAATGCCAAGATAATAATTCACCAACTACTGAAAAAGCTTTCCTGTCTGCTAAAATAGATTCTCCAAAATACCTGAGACTTTCACTAAGACGGGAGAGaccccaggaaaaaaaccccaatcaccTCTTCAAAATACCAATATTTTATTCCATCAAAACTCAGTTCACACATCTTTTCCTTCCAGCCTATCCCAGATGTGACAAGAGCAAGGCAAAAGTGCTTGTATGTATCCAAACAAAACCATGGAATGAAAGTCCAATAAAGGTACGTTCGTACAAAACTCATTTGGTCTTTAATTAAACGTAACGTGAAAGTGGCATACACAGATTAACAGGTACAAAAAGATGCATAAAGTTTGTGTATTTCTTGTGCCTGTTACTGAAATGTAGAACACTTGTCTTCACTACCATAACCATGCAGGGAATAAAACACAGCAGCATTAACTTAGACTTCAGCTTTTATTTACAGAACTTAGATGGAAACATTGTAGAATATTCTTTCTGttataaaaaaatactttataaaaGCTGGCTGTTATTTACCATTACTGGAGAGCTCTGCTGATGTCAGTATCAGTACTCATAACATGATTAACTGATTGCTGTTTACAGTTCAGGCTATACCTGCAGCTATTACTTCAGTCAGTTCCCACAGACAATGACTTCTTTCTTACCTGATCACCTTTCCAATGGACTCTTCCATGGGTTTTCAGGGCTTTCAAATTTCAGTGCTAATGCCAACTGCAGCATTAACGCAACAGGACAGAGACATGACAACCACAAAACcattttactcttctgattttTTCAACTTTAACTTTGCCTTGTTACCCAAGGAAGTTCTGGCTGTCTCAGCTTGTTCTGCAGTTTCAGTGGGTTTCTTTTTTagccttttctttctggaaCGTACCAGGTCTTCACGTCCCAGTTCAACCATTTTTGCTTCCCAGGACTTCATTTCATTCTCATACCGAACCTTGTCATCTTCAGCAAGCTGCAGGTAtggctgaaagaaaataatgtattgACAGTTACAGAAGAGGCTTTGTCTGGAAAACTGCCATGACACAAAGGTCACATAGAACACCTGTGCAGTGCACAGCTCAGGCTTCACCttcagttaattaaaaaaaaaacaaaataaaatcaaacttgcagaaaaatacaaaactttATCACTAAATTAGTTTAGTCATGATTTGGCCACTCCTGAAGAGGAGCTTTATTCAATATTGCTCCCAGCAGCTATGGCTTTTTTATTTGACACTAGTTTGAGAGAGCTGATTTATGTCACAAACAAGAACAGATATTGCTGCagaattatttctaattttttctaCAGTAAGAAGATGAACCCAACATCTGTCCTAAGTACACATTCAAAACTATCTGGAAGAAGGGCACTGGGAGTGAGGTACAGAACACCTAAACTTGACATTTTCAGATTAGGTTTCAGTATAGCACCCCTCCACTTTTCATATGCCTATCTGCAGGTTTGTATTTGGATATACTGAGAAAGCTGGCAGAAAACCATCCCCCAGACAACTCAAGTTATTAAATTACTCCATGCACACCACTTGTaaatttctgttgcttttctctgtcaAAAGTCTTTCCAAAAGCAGGAAATTATGATGATGGCaagattttatatattattggaaaaaaatcaaattgttGCACATTATTCCACCTTCCTCTCTAGATGCCAGTCAGCAAGcacctccatcccatcccactggcTCACATTTCAGTAACACTGTGAATGAAATAAAGGGAACAACAATCTTTTTCAAGATGCATGAAGGTCTTGGGAGTATTTTCCTCAGTATTGTCTTCTGAGCAACTTGAGTTTAAGCTTTTGTATGAATGTATAAATTTTGGTTCAAGTTTGTCATTTTCTGATTACGTTGGAGCCTCTTCAAATCCACTGACATACCTGCTTTTGAGAAGTGGACAATTTTTGCCATGcatcaaataatttcttcatctTTGCCTACAAGATACAGAACATGCAACACACGAGGGTTACTTTAGGAGCAGACTGACCTCAGATGAATGTCACACAAGTGAAAGTCAGGCATAAACCAATGCAGAAATGCACAGTCAAACAGGCTTAATCCTCCACCCTGTTAATGTAGGTAAACAATAAACTATATGGCTCAAAACAAGGTGCTGGGCATCACCTGAGCCACGTTTGCAGCCCGGGCCTTGGCTGACTGGAGAAGCCTGCCTTGCACAGGGAAAACCTAGGAACAAACTACATACAGCATCCCAATTTCCTGAAGAACTGTGTAGGTGTCCTAGTTGAggaggagggaccagctaacactgtgtgggggtgatcaaagctgtgtattctaccccctctattcattccccaaggacaatgggccatcagcagcagctgcccagggagtcattggcaccttcacacccagcctgaggggatgtggctgccaatgggccatcaacagttcaataccccctggctcccagagttaatcacccactgtgtgagtccccacccaggggtagggactgggtgctccctgagggtacataagtggtgggtaagaagaccttgggaacttctcattggatccagaggagcagcaggacctcgacaggaggagatccccgctctcgcccagaccacagccctcacctgcaccaacaggtttttcatttccttttgctctggacttgggggagccacaggggtctcagcacaagggcaaacaaacccccttgggtttgtgccccaggacactgggttatactgctggggtttgtgagttgaaagcaatttcccttgtgtgtcagtgttgctattgtaatattattattaaattttaggtctgactcataatctctctcttgtggtgagttcatttcccctgctggttcacctttaaaccagcacagtaggGTAAGGAATGTTATTACACACAGGGGAGGTCTCCAACCCTTTGAGTGCTGTAATCCATCAGCATAATTGACATCACCCCTAAGCCCAGTTTAGTGTACAACTTGGGAGTCTGCTGAGGAACTCTGGCATGTTCTGTACCAGCAACTGAGCTACAGGAGGTACAATAAACTGCTACTGCAGGAACAGGGGCAGACCACCACAActctttgaaaaaatattgtatttctacaccaaaataaagagaagaatAATTCTCTCCTTACAGAAGGAACAGATGAAGGCCTGTAACACCAAATTGCAAAAAATACTGCTAATATTTTAAGTCTGTATACCCAAACAGCAGTTTATACAGGCCATGCCAGCTGCAGTACAGCCAGATCACTGCAGTCTAAAAGAACTGTAACCTAAGCAAAGCAATATTCAGATACTGAACTACTGAAGTTTCTTGGAAAaggacagatttttctgaataCAATGGATCTGTTTTCCAAAACAATCTGTCCTGGCTTACCGCAGGTGAAATTCCCTCACTTTCCTGGAAGTTTTCTGACACAAAAATGTTAAGGCCGCTACGAGGTCTTTTCGGTTTTCCAAGCACAGCcaattcctttaaaaacaacaagaaaagtTATTCCACCTACCAagcatgcatttttttttgcaaactaCACTTACCATTTGTCTTTATATTTTACacaaaaaccaaagagaaatgCTTTCTTTAGTGTTTTATTCTGTAAACAGGATGGTTTGTCATGAGGCTTGTTTAGACTAATGCTAAACTGAACTAAGAAAAGCGACCGACTTGAGTtttcagacacagaaaaagcattttaaactgGTTCTTACTTCAGCTAAGTCCCCCAGAAACCAAAGACTGTTATTAAATGCCACTCTGTAACAAAGTCATGATGACAGGTTTTCTATTCCTCTTGGTAAGGCTTCTGTTTCTGGTGTGAAATACTGGCTGATGCAGAGAGGAGGGCAGGTGGTGGACTGTGGGAGGTCAGAAGGTGGAACAGAACCCATTTCCAGGGAAACAGAACTGGGTTTCTGCTATCAGAACACTTTGCCTGCAGGGATGATGGCACAAGAAGGGAAGTATAGCAAGTTATGAATGCAATTATACTTCTTGCTTTCTCCAGTTCTGGCATTCCCACTGGAGCCTGGGGGCTGCAAATTAACATCTGCTTAGGTATTAAATATGCCAACTAAATTCCTTGTGGTGCCATACTCTAAAAAAGGACCAGCACAATCATTTGGATTAACAACTTCCTCCAAGCAGAGGCCTTTTAAGCCACATTAATTTCACTTTTGCCAATGAGGGCAATGTCACACCAGCAGTTGAATTCACAGAAATGAGCAAGCACTAAGTAACCCCTTTGAACGATTTTGCTGCTGGACCAACCAAAATTTACAGACAGTTCTGTCTCTCACGACTGAGACATAAACCAGCTGGAAGGGAATAGGAAGATGGTCTGTATGAACCTGCTAGTAAAGGATTCTAGTAACCAAACACACCTCTGCAGCCCTGATtcaccacagcagcagccaaacaGACAGCTAAGTGGCAGGAAGGGACAAAAAGCTGCTTCAAAGAGCTGCCACCTGGTAGGGCCCAATGATGTAACACATACAAGGCCTCTGTGAAAAGCTATTTCTGGATGTTTCCCATTCAAAGAAAGTGCTGCTGGTCCAAATGTCCTTTATTGACCTGTACTTTCTCTGGtagctccaggagcagggagacaAAAGCACAGAGGAGCTACCTTTAAGCACAAAGATACAGGTCAGCTCTGTGTTCTTCAAGCAAAGGAAAGCCACTAAAACAACTGCTAACACCAGCAATTGTATTTAGCCCGTGGcactttttgggttttgtgtttgttgtgtattttcttttattctgagttggttttgtatttctaaaatgtgcttcagctctgctctgtatATAGACAGATTTCAGGTTcttgagagaaaagaaacttgGACTTCAAAATACTTACTTTTTTTGCCCTGAATGCTCTTCTCTTTGCCagttgttttctcctttcctctttcaaagctgcagcctgggctggagttAGCTGGGCTTTATATTTGGCCAACTGCTCTATGTATCTTTGCCagtctgtctttttttcttcctcataaaCCTACAGCACAAATCATTACCAGCCTTAAACAGATGCTTTCAGTCACAAGCACTTGACCATTAGACAAACTAACACTTCTAATCTATgagtaaaaaaattacagccTGGAAAAAATTAACCTGGAACATCAG
Above is a window of Pithys albifrons albifrons isolate INPA30051 chromosome 9, PitAlb_v1, whole genome shotgun sequence DNA encoding:
- the TFAM gene encoding transcription factor A, mitochondrial; its protein translation is MAVLVLGRAGLGLGLVTAGRRLLRAGGAAEQCLSRGISSDQRPKRPLTAYFRFLKENRPAFREKNPEASNVDLVKKIAGAWKELPASQKQVYEEEKKTDWQRYIEQLAKYKAQLTPAQAAALKEERRKQLAKRRAFRAKKELAVLGKPKRPRSGLNIFVSENFQESEGISPAAKMKKLFDAWQKLSTSQKQPYLQLAEDDKVRYENEMKSWEAKMVELGREDLVRSRKKRLKKKPTETAEQAETARTSLGNKAKLKLKKSEE